The Cylindrospermopsis curvispora GIHE-G1 genome contains a region encoding:
- a CDS encoding type I glyceraldehyde-3-phosphate dehydrogenase, whose protein sequence is MVRVAINGFGRIGRNFARCWIGRENSKVELVAINDTSDPRTNAHLLRYDSMLGRLQNANISADDNSITINGKTIKCVSDRNPENLPWKEWQIDLIIEATGVFISKEGASKHVNAGAKKVLITAPGKNEDGTFVMGVNHYDYNHDEHHIISNASCTTNCLAPIAKVLHEKFGIIKGTMTTTHSYTGDQRILDASHRDLRRARAAGINIVPTSTGAAKAVALVIPALKGKLNGVALRVPTPNVSMVDFVVQVEKPTITEEVNQALKEASENSLKGILGYSELPLVSSDYQGTNESSIVDSNLTMVMGNDMVKVMAWYDNEWGYSQRVLDLAELVAEKWV, encoded by the coding sequence GTGGTTAGAGTTGCAATCAATGGTTTCGGGCGCATTGGCAGAAACTTTGCCCGCTGCTGGATAGGTAGAGAGAATAGCAAGGTTGAGCTTGTTGCTATTAACGACACTTCCGATCCCAGAACTAATGCTCACCTGCTTAGATACGATTCTATGCTAGGTAGACTACAAAATGCCAATATCAGTGCTGACGATAATTCCATTACTATCAACGGTAAGACTATTAAGTGCGTATCTGATCGCAATCCAGAAAACTTACCTTGGAAAGAGTGGCAAATTGACCTGATTATTGAAGCAACGGGTGTGTTTATCAGTAAAGAAGGTGCCTCAAAGCATGTAAATGCTGGTGCTAAAAAAGTTCTAATTACTGCACCTGGTAAGAATGAAGATGGTACATTTGTTATGGGTGTGAATCATTATGATTATAATCATGACGAACACCATATCATTAGTAATGCCAGCTGTACAACTAACTGTCTAGCACCTATTGCTAAAGTTTTGCACGAAAAATTTGGCATTATCAAAGGGACAATGACTACTACCCATAGCTACACAGGTGACCAGAGAATTTTAGATGCTTCTCACCGTGATTTGCGTAGAGCTAGAGCAGCGGGGATTAATATTGTTCCCACTTCTACTGGTGCTGCTAAGGCTGTAGCTCTGGTAATACCAGCGCTAAAGGGTAAGTTAAATGGTGTAGCTTTGCGTGTACCCACTCCTAACGTGTCCATGGTAGATTTTGTGGTGCAGGTAGAGAAACCAACAATTACTGAGGAAGTTAATCAAGCTCTTAAAGAGGCTTCTGAAAATTCACTCAAAGGCATTTTGGGTTACAGCGAATTACCCTTAGTATCCTCTGATTATCAGGGTACTAATGAATCTTCCATTGTGGATTCTAACTTAACTATGGTGATGGGTAATGACATGGTTAAGGTCATGGCTTGGTATGACAATGAATGGGGTTATAGCCAACGAGTTTTAGATTTGGCTGAATTAGTGGCGGAGAAATGGGTATAA
- the thiL gene encoding thiamine-phosphate kinase encodes MADLGGEYLRVRDLGEQGLLQKLQSFCPPHIIGDDGAVLPTKPAHHLVVTTDMLVDGVHFSNLTTSPKDAGWRAATANLSDLAAMGAFPLGITVALGLPGDLPVHWVEQLYQGMSDCLQKYHTPIVGGDIVRSPVTTIGITAFGEVSPDLIIRRCTAQVGNAIVITGMHGASRAGLELLLHPQTGENLKEGEKQALIRFHQRPNPRLDVIYILHEILMSGLKSCGNFSPITLSGMDSSDGLADAILQICRASQVGAVLHQDQIPLIPISNYWLTPPRWLDYALYGGEDFELVLCLPPTIAQALVLKLGSGAAIIGEITSGDQVILQSHTQEIPNQVLTLSQGFQHFGGECGIPG; translated from the coding sequence ATGGCTGATTTAGGGGGAGAATACCTCAGAGTTCGTGACCTGGGGGAACAGGGTCTTTTGCAGAAATTACAGAGCTTTTGTCCTCCCCATATTATAGGGGATGATGGTGCAGTTTTGCCGACTAAACCCGCGCACCATTTGGTTGTAACTACAGATATGTTAGTAGATGGTGTGCATTTTAGCAATCTTACCACTTCTCCCAAGGATGCAGGCTGGCGCGCTGCTACCGCTAATTTGTCCGACTTGGCTGCTATGGGTGCCTTTCCCCTAGGAATTACCGTCGCCCTCGGTTTACCAGGGGATTTACCTGTCCATTGGGTAGAACAACTGTATCAGGGCATGAGTGACTGCTTACAGAAGTATCATACTCCCATCGTTGGCGGTGACATAGTGCGATCCCCTGTTACAACTATAGGAATTACAGCTTTTGGTGAGGTCAGTCCAGATTTGATTATTCGGCGGTGTACAGCTCAAGTGGGGAATGCTATAGTTATAACTGGTATGCATGGAGCTTCTCGTGCTGGGTTAGAATTGCTCTTGCACCCTCAAACGGGTGAAAACCTCAAGGAAGGGGAAAAGCAGGCTTTAATTAGATTTCACCAACGTCCTAACCCACGTTTGGATGTAATATACATACTACACGAAATCCTCATGTCGGGTTTAAAATCCTGTGGAAATTTCTCTCCAATTACCTTGAGTGGTATGGATAGTAGTGATGGATTAGCAGATGCTATATTACAAATTTGTCGTGCCAGTCAAGTCGGAGCAGTTTTACATCAGGATCAAATTCCCCTAATACCCATATCTAACTACTGGTTAACACCACCACGATGGCTTGATTATGCCTTATATGGTGGTGAAGATTTTGAACTGGTACTCTGTTTACCACCAACTATTGCCCAAGCCTTAGTTCTTAAATTAGGATCAGGTGCAGCAATTATCGGAGAAATTACATCCGGTGACCAAGTTATTCTACAATCACATACCCAAGAAATCCCCAACCAAGTTTTAACACTCAGTCAGGGATTTCAACATTTTGGTGGTGAGTGTGGGATTCCCGGATGA
- a CDS encoding homocysteine biosynthesis protein, which yields MRTIAEINQKIIEKRAVVWTVEELKKRVAQNGILKTAQQVDVITTGTFEPMESSGAIINLGHTDPPIKIRRCWLDGVPAYSGFGAVDLYLGASCAVETMEGEELRERGGGHVIQDLIAGKSVQVRALGQITDCYPRATLEAKVTRETINQFYLFNPRNLYQNFIVGVNGSEEPLYTYLGPLQPRLGNAVYSNPGALSPLMNDPDLQLVGIGTKIFLGGGIGYVVWEGTQHFPLQKRLDNRTPIGPSVTLALIGDAKQMDARWVRGCYFKSYGPSLMLGVGVPLPVLNEQVIEHCAVTDQDLVAPIVDFSIPRRVRPTFGLVSYAQLKSGKIPIEGKPVRAAPLASMFLSRQVALELKQWIQLGQFTLTEPVAPIPMDRAFLPFAIN from the coding sequence ATGCGAACTATTGCCGAAATTAATCAAAAGATCATTGAAAAGCGTGCCGTAGTCTGGACCGTGGAAGAGCTAAAAAAACGAGTTGCCCAAAATGGTATACTAAAAACGGCCCAACAGGTTGATGTGATTACCACAGGAACCTTTGAACCTATGGAATCAAGCGGGGCGATTATTAACTTAGGACACACTGACCCACCAATTAAAATTCGTCGTTGTTGGTTAGATGGGGTTCCCGCATATTCTGGGTTTGGGGCGGTGGACCTATATTTGGGCGCCAGTTGCGCAGTGGAAACCATGGAAGGGGAAGAACTAAGAGAACGCGGTGGTGGTCACGTGATTCAAGATTTAATTGCTGGTAAATCCGTACAAGTCAGAGCATTAGGACAAATTACCGATTGTTACCCTAGAGCTACCCTGGAAGCTAAAGTCACCCGAGAGACGATTAATCAATTCTACCTATTTAATCCCCGCAATCTTTATCAAAACTTCATTGTTGGTGTTAATGGATCCGAGGAACCGTTATATACTTACCTAGGACCATTACAACCGCGTTTAGGAAATGCAGTGTACTCCAATCCCGGAGCATTGTCTCCCCTAATGAACGATCCCGATTTACAACTGGTGGGAATTGGCACTAAAATCTTTTTAGGTGGGGGAATAGGCTATGTGGTTTGGGAAGGTACACAACACTTTCCCCTACAAAAGCGGTTAGATAATCGAACCCCTATTGGACCATCTGTCACTTTAGCACTAATTGGTGATGCCAAACAAATGGATGCGCGCTGGGTGAGAGGGTGTTACTTTAAAAGTTATGGACCTTCATTAATGCTAGGAGTAGGAGTACCACTTCCAGTATTAAACGAACAAGTGATTGAACATTGTGCAGTAACAGATCAAGATCTAGTAGCGCCCATTGTGGATTTTTCCATTCCCCGTCGTGTAAGACCTACCTTTGGATTAGTAAGTTACGCCCAATTAAAGTCCGGGAAGATCCCCATCGAGGGTAAACCTGTACGAGCTGCTCCCTTGGCTAGCATGTTCCTATCCCGACAAGTAGCTCTGGAGTTGAAACAGTGGATACAGTTGGGTCAATTTACCCTGACGGAACCTGTAGCTCCCATTCCCATGGACAGAGCTTTTTTACCCTTTGCAATAAACTAG
- a CDS encoding tetratricopeptide repeat protein — MSKQGNRWPIQIVLLLAVAALIGVSIIPILGTLNAPLPQNSQLADQIRGYELVLQREPENQTVLKQLLQARLQILSQKPNSEVQPADIQGVIEPLQKLSRLNPDNLEYKVLLAQATQQIGDREQAIQIYRSILRTHPSNIQSLQGIVKLELDQKRPEAAIQFLKETISNAKKSNSVQPGSFDIIAIQLLLGSVYSFQKNSDQAISLYEEVMKQYPQDFRPVLAKAILLKEQGKINEAKPLFDSALTLAPAQYKNEIKKLTGF; from the coding sequence GTGTCAAAACAAGGTAATCGTTGGCCAATTCAGATAGTCTTGCTGCTGGCAGTTGCAGCGCTTATTGGTGTGTCCATCATACCTATTTTGGGAACTCTCAATGCTCCACTTCCGCAAAATTCCCAGTTAGCAGACCAAATTCGTGGCTATGAACTGGTTTTGCAGCGGGAACCGGAAAATCAAACTGTTCTCAAGCAGTTATTGCAAGCTAGGTTACAAATTCTCAGTCAAAAGCCCAATAGTGAGGTTCAACCTGCTGATATTCAAGGAGTAATTGAACCTCTACAAAAGTTGAGTCGATTAAATCCAGATAATTTGGAATACAAGGTTTTACTGGCACAGGCAACCCAACAAATAGGAGATCGGGAGCAAGCAATCCAAATCTATCGCTCTATTCTCCGTACCCATCCCAGTAATATCCAATCACTACAAGGTATAGTTAAGTTAGAACTAGACCAAAAACGTCCAGAAGCAGCTATTCAGTTTCTTAAAGAAACCATATCTAATGCTAAAAAGTCTAACTCTGTTCAACCAGGAAGTTTTGATATTATAGCTATACAATTACTTTTAGGTAGCGTATATTCTTTTCAAAAAAACAGTGATCAGGCAATATCTTTATATGAGGAGGTGATGAAACAATATCCCCAGGATTTTCGCCCCGTTTTAGCAAAGGCAATTCTGTTGAAAGAGCAGGGTAAAATTAATGAGGCAAAACCCTTGTTTGACAGTGCTCTGACCTTGGCTCCCGCTCAATACAAGAATGAGATTAAGAAGTTAACCGGTTTTTAG
- a CDS encoding TMEM165/GDT1 family protein codes for MLTAFTTSLILITISELGDKTFFIAVILSMQHSKKLVFAGVTLALMAMTILSVLFGQVLSSITQNSQIYVRYGEIVLFIAFGLKLLYDAGKMKPTENQEVMEEAREEVKKSQVINHSTSPWGILLKSFVLTFIAEWGDRTQIATIALAAGNNGNNAIGVTGGAILGHAICALIAVIGGRVIGGRISEKQVTLIGGILFIIFGVIAAIELKTG; via the coding sequence ATGTTGACTGCCTTTACCACCAGCTTAATACTAATTACAATCTCTGAACTGGGCGATAAAACTTTCTTTATCGCCGTTATTCTGTCTATGCAGCATTCAAAAAAACTGGTGTTTGCTGGTGTGACTTTAGCCTTAATGGCAATGACAATCTTATCTGTGCTATTTGGCCAGGTCTTGTCCAGTATAACGCAAAATTCCCAAATATATGTACGTTATGGGGAAATTGTCTTATTCATCGCGTTTGGTTTGAAACTACTCTATGATGCTGGCAAAATGAAACCTACGGAAAATCAGGAGGTAATGGAAGAAGCTAGAGAAGAAGTGAAAAAGTCCCAGGTTATTAATCATTCAACAAGTCCATGGGGAATTTTACTCAAGTCCTTTGTATTAACATTTATAGCTGAATGGGGCGATCGCACGCAGATAGCTACGATAGCGTTAGCAGCAGGTAATAATGGGAATAATGCCATAGGCGTAACGGGGGGAGCAATATTGGGACATGCAATATGCGCCCTCATAGCGGTTATAGGTGGGAGAGTAATAGGGGGGAGAATTTCGGAAAAACAGGTTACCCTGATAGGCGGCATTTTATTCATTATTTTCGGTGTTATAGCCGCCATAGAGCTAAAAACCGGTTAA
- a CDS encoding DUF3134 domain-containing protein, whose translation MVKSPLHEQPRNQRATVIRTSNEFILLEWLKSTGRLMARDNVETDLTSEVEEEIAEIIDLDDLVYDNDDEPGLDLEE comes from the coding sequence ATGGTTAAAAGTCCCTTACACGAGCAACCACGTAATCAACGAGCTACCGTAATTCGTACAAGCAATGAATTTATTCTCTTGGAATGGCTAAAATCTACAGGGAGGTTGATGGCACGCGATAATGTGGAGACCGACCTGACCAGTGAGGTGGAAGAAGAAATTGCTGAGATTATTGATCTGGACGACTTGGTCTATGATAATGATGATGAACCAGGTTTAGACCTAGAAGAATAA
- the pipX gene encoding transcriptional coactivator PipX, which produces MNPDHSETYINHPTWGLLYKISMVDDNQELFTTLYAQRLFFLVTSDVKGMKFQSIGRTEARMMLENRLRTLRRSGKPQEYDQLQGVFQRTFQ; this is translated from the coding sequence ATGAATCCAGACCACTCAGAAACCTACATCAATCATCCCACATGGGGTTTACTCTATAAAATCTCCATGGTTGATGATAATCAAGAGCTATTTACTACACTATATGCCCAACGCCTATTTTTTTTGGTAACCAGTGACGTTAAGGGGATGAAATTTCAGTCCATTGGTAGGACTGAAGCCAGAATGATGCTGGAAAATCGTTTACGTACTTTACGTCGCAGTGGTAAACCACAGGAGTATGATCAGCTTCAAGGAGTTTTCCAGCGTACATTCCAATGA
- a CDS encoding YggS family pyridoxal phosphate-dependent enzyme, whose protein sequence is MTSSIAERVTIIRAQLPPSVRLIAVSKQVSTQLMREAYGAGIRDFGESRIQEAASKQIELQDLPDITWHFIGHLQSNKAKKAVELFSWIHSVDNLHIAERLHTIAQTMGTNLYSCLQVKILPDPQKSGWTVPQLLTDLPFLSQYQSLQIQGLMTITPWGLEEEQILNVFNHTYNLAQEIASQKWANIEMRELSMGMSGDYELAVKAGATMVRLGTILFGNRL, encoded by the coding sequence ATGACAAGTTCAATTGCTGAACGCGTAACAATCATTCGCGCCCAACTACCCCCATCAGTAAGGTTAATAGCTGTTAGTAAGCAGGTATCAACTCAATTGATGCGGGAAGCCTATGGGGCTGGTATTCGTGATTTTGGTGAAAGTCGCATTCAAGAGGCGGCCAGTAAACAAATTGAGTTGCAAGATTTACCGGACATTACTTGGCACTTTATTGGTCACTTACAAAGTAACAAAGCTAAAAAGGCTGTGGAGTTATTTTCCTGGATTCATTCCGTAGATAATCTACACATTGCTGAGCGTCTCCACACTATAGCTCAAACAATGGGAACTAATCTATACAGTTGCCTACAGGTCAAAATTCTCCCAGACCCTCAAAAATCCGGTTGGACAGTGCCCCAATTGTTAACGGACTTGCCATTCCTAAGTCAATACCAAAGTTTACAAATTCAAGGTTTGATGACAATTACACCCTGGGGTTTAGAGGAAGAGCAAATATTGAATGTATTTAATCATACTTACAATCTAGCTCAAGAAATTGCCTCCCAAAAATGGGCAAATATAGAAATGAGGGAACTATCTATGGGTATGTCTGGGGACTATGAGTTGGCGGTAAAAGCTGGTGCTACCATGGTAAGGCTGGGGACAATTCTATTTGGGAATCGCCTTTAG